A portion of the Microbulbifer agarilyticus genome contains these proteins:
- the cofD gene encoding 2-phospho-L-lactate transferase, giving the protein MQLLPKGKKILALSGGVGGAKLALGLSHCLSAHQLTVVTNTADDFEHLGLSISPDLDTVMYTLAGINDQERGWGISGESWTNLAALERLGGDTWFQLGDQDLATHLIRTQLRTSGKSLSEATAYLCRQLGVSARVLPMSDDPVRTMVVTERGEIGFQQYFVKERCEPKVSGFRFAGVDVAAAHPEFLSLLRDESLAGVVICPSNPFVSVEPLLALNGVREALSKCHAPIIAVSPIVGGRAIKGPTAKMMQELSMPTSATAVAKYYGDVLDCFVLDDADASESYAIQAMGIDTLVTPTVMQSLQDRIELADQVIQYATCFARQDLVV; this is encoded by the coding sequence ATGCAGTTGCTTCCTAAAGGTAAGAAAATCCTCGCTCTCTCCGGAGGGGTTGGTGGCGCTAAGTTGGCGTTGGGGCTTAGTCATTGCTTATCGGCTCATCAGCTTACAGTGGTAACCAATACGGCCGACGATTTTGAGCACCTGGGTCTCAGTATTTCTCCTGACCTGGATACGGTGATGTACACCCTGGCTGGCATCAATGATCAGGAAAGGGGCTGGGGAATTTCCGGCGAATCCTGGACGAATCTTGCTGCTCTGGAACGGCTTGGTGGCGACACCTGGTTCCAATTGGGCGACCAGGACCTTGCAACACATCTTATTCGTACGCAATTACGGACTTCGGGAAAAAGTCTTTCAGAAGCGACGGCTTATTTGTGCCGTCAGCTGGGGGTTTCGGCCAGGGTTTTGCCGATGTCTGACGATCCGGTCCGAACCATGGTCGTGACTGAGCGCGGCGAAATTGGTTTCCAGCAGTACTTTGTTAAGGAACGCTGCGAACCGAAAGTCAGTGGATTTCGTTTTGCGGGCGTGGATGTCGCTGCGGCGCATCCGGAGTTTCTGTCTCTGTTGCGCGACGAGAGTCTTGCTGGCGTTGTTATTTGTCCTTCTAATCCGTTTGTTAGCGTCGAGCCATTACTGGCTTTGAATGGTGTGCGAGAAGCACTTTCTAAATGTCACGCGCCGATTATAGCCGTTTCCCCTATCGTCGGAGGACGAGCCATTAAAGGTCCGACGGCAAAAATGATGCAAGAACTTTCTATGCCAACCTCTGCAACGGCAGTGGCGAAGTACTATGGGGATGTTCTCGATTGCTTCGTGCTCGACGACGCTGATGCGAGCGAATCCTATGCGATCCAGGCAATGGGTATCGATACGTTAGTAACTCCGACGGTGATGCAGTCGCTGCAAGATCGGATCGAGCTGGCGGATCAAGTTATTCAATATGCCACGTGCTTCGCGCGACAAGATCTTGTGGTGTAG
- the cofE gene encoding coenzyme F420-0:L-glutamate ligase — translation MELIALPDFPLVEPGDDLAVLVRRSLRLADISLVDGDVLVLAQKVFSKAENRYAYLNQVQITPEARKLADKTDKDPRLVQLILDESVEVLRHRPGAIIVEHRLGYVHANAGIDQSNIESNLADERVLLLPEDPDRSAAALRSNLRAASGVEVAVIMNDSAGRAWRNGTIGFAIGTAGLQPVMDLVGRNDLFGRALETTTVAVADELAAAASFLMGQAAEAVPAVLIRGANLPQAELGSGSLIRERSQDLFR, via the coding sequence ATGGAACTGATTGCCTTGCCCGATTTTCCTCTGGTAGAACCGGGGGATGACTTGGCAGTGCTTGTCCGGCGATCTCTCCGTCTTGCGGATATCTCCCTGGTAGATGGGGATGTTCTGGTCCTTGCACAGAAAGTATTTTCGAAAGCGGAAAACCGCTACGCCTATCTGAATCAGGTACAGATCACACCGGAAGCCCGCAAGTTGGCTGATAAGACCGATAAAGATCCTCGCCTGGTACAACTCATTCTGGACGAATCCGTTGAAGTTCTCAGGCACCGGCCGGGGGCTATCATCGTCGAGCACCGTCTTGGCTATGTGCACGCTAATGCAGGCATAGACCAGTCCAATATTGAGTCCAATCTAGCGGATGAGCGCGTTTTACTACTGCCGGAAGACCCGGATCGCAGCGCAGCCGCCTTGCGAAGCAATCTCCGCGCTGCATCTGGGGTAGAAGTTGCGGTCATTATGAACGATAGCGCCGGCAGGGCGTGGCGGAACGGCACTATTGGATTTGCGATTGGCACTGCTGGTCTGCAGCCCGTTATGGATTTAGTGGGTAGGAACGATCTTTTCGGCAGGGCGCTGGAGACGACGACCGTGGCCGTCGCCGACGAGTTGGCTGCGGCCGCCTCGTTTTTGATGGGGCAGGCCGCGGAAGCGGTCCCGGCAGTACTGATTCGCGGGGCTAATTTGCCTCAGGCCGAACTGGGGTCTGGCAGCTTAATTCGAGAGCGTAGCCAAGACTTATTTCGTTAG
- the cofC gene encoding 2-phospho-L-lactate guanylyltransferase, which translates to MWALLPLKRFSEAKQRLSGVLAPGERRGLFRAMVSDVLTVLQSHQGIKGVLVVGQDFAARDLASRFDADFLSESSLAVVGLNEAVYAGIRTLALRGIKQVMVLHGDLPLITHAEVSELLDTHCQEGQSSVVTIAPDKLALGTNCLICPTDADMTFFYGSNSFAAHSKSAFRAGLQLQAISLPGASRDIDTPEDLQALLRIAGDDRAVNTMHYLHAAGIAARLRGSSAAVTQDLDEQYYRVS; encoded by the coding sequence ATGTGGGCATTGCTACCCCTGAAGCGATTTAGTGAGGCCAAGCAACGGTTGTCTGGAGTACTTGCGCCGGGCGAACGTCGTGGGCTATTTCGGGCAATGGTCAGTGATGTGTTGACCGTCCTACAGTCACACCAGGGAATTAAAGGGGTACTCGTCGTTGGGCAGGATTTTGCGGCACGTGACCTTGCCAGTCGGTTCGATGCCGACTTCCTGAGCGAGTCGAGTCTGGCTGTAGTCGGGCTCAATGAAGCGGTATATGCCGGTATTCGGACTCTTGCGCTTCGCGGTATCAAGCAGGTGATGGTCTTGCATGGCGACCTGCCTTTGATCACGCATGCAGAAGTGAGCGAACTACTGGATACGCACTGCCAGGAAGGCCAGTCCTCTGTGGTGACGATAGCCCCCGACAAGCTGGCACTCGGCACCAACTGTTTGATCTGCCCAACCGATGCTGATATGACCTTTTTCTATGGCAGCAATAGCTTTGCTGCGCATTCCAAATCCGCTTTTCGTGCAGGTCTGCAGTTGCAAGCGATCTCCTTACCGGGTGCCTCGCGGGATATCGATACTCCTGAAGATCTGCAAGCGCTACTGCGGATTGCGGGTGACGATCGGGCGGTGAATACGATGCATTATTTACATGCTGCTGGGATTGCTGCGCGGCTGCGCGGCAGCAGTGCGGCGGTTACGCAGGATTTGGACGAGCAGTATTACAGGGTGAGCTGA
- the cofH gene encoding 5-amino-6-(D-ribitylamino)uracil--L-tyrosine 4-hydroxyphenyl transferase CofH, which translates to MATFNSDAALPSDEQALALAEYSDTAALMQQARKLRDSHYRNLVTYSRKVFIPLTQLCRDVCHYCTFAQTPNKIDSPYMSVGEVLASVRDAEAMGCREALFTLGERPEDRYSVAQRTLEEMGFKSTLEYVAHVAGQVIEHTGVLPHINAGCMDRAEIEMLRPVSASMGIMLESVSSRLCEKGMPHYGSPDKQPERRLETLRLAGEAKVPFTTGILIGIGETRRERIESLLAIREVHARYGHIQEVIIQNFRAKPGTKMAEAPEPDLEDLVWTIAVARIIFGAEMSIQAPPNLSPGVLPRLIDAGINDWGGVSPVTPDFVNPEAPWPHVEKLARESALCGKFLQQRLTIYPEYALAGPEWLDAALQQPILKMLDSDGYPRTDDWVSGQSTGAPATALRALSDVSDDQCVSETLKSIVAKACRGETLSEREVERLFLARGPEVSFVCAEANRLRQAVNGDTVRYVVNRNINYTNICYFKCQFCAFSKGKLSENLRGLPYDLSLEEIQRRSTEAWERGATEVCMQGGIHPDYTGETYLAILKAIKSATPGMHVHAFSPLEVWQGAKTVGVPVREFLQALKGAGLSSLPGTAAEVLDDEVRQIICADKLNTSEWLEVIETAHEVGLRTTATIMFGHVDRPIHWARHLLRVRDVQSRTGGFTEFVPLPFVAQESPIYLKGRARMGPTFRETLLMHAVARLALHGSIVNIQTSWVKMGEAGIAACLNSGANDLGGTLMNETITRSAGAAHGQEKTPTCMEALIQRMGRAPEQRTTAYGEVPTERVRASFVAVPLREVVNTPVSTRKRSCGPKRALVRSSARVQEELIATT; encoded by the coding sequence ATGGCGACTTTCAATTCGGATGCGGCTTTACCCTCAGATGAGCAGGCGCTCGCACTTGCCGAGTACAGTGATACTGCTGCGCTCATGCAGCAAGCGCGGAAGCTGCGTGATAGTCATTATCGCAATCTGGTGACTTATTCACGCAAAGTATTTATTCCTTTGACGCAATTGTGTCGTGATGTCTGTCACTACTGCACTTTCGCCCAGACACCGAACAAGATTGATTCTCCGTATATGTCGGTTGGTGAGGTGTTAGCGTCCGTTCGTGACGCGGAGGCAATGGGCTGTCGAGAAGCTTTGTTTACACTCGGAGAGCGTCCGGAAGATCGTTACAGTGTGGCGCAACGGACTTTGGAGGAAATGGGCTTCAAGTCCACGCTGGAATATGTCGCGCATGTGGCGGGGCAGGTTATCGAACATACCGGAGTATTACCGCATATCAATGCGGGGTGTATGGATCGTGCTGAAATCGAGATGTTGCGCCCGGTGTCTGCTTCCATGGGCATTATGTTGGAGTCGGTATCCTCGCGATTGTGTGAAAAGGGCATGCCGCATTATGGCTCTCCCGACAAGCAACCTGAACGCCGCCTGGAAACGTTGCGTCTCGCAGGTGAGGCCAAGGTACCTTTTACCACCGGCATCCTGATTGGGATTGGTGAAACTCGGCGGGAGCGGATCGAGTCGTTACTGGCGATACGCGAAGTGCATGCACGCTATGGCCATATTCAGGAAGTGATTATTCAGAATTTCCGTGCGAAACCGGGCACCAAGATGGCCGAGGCGCCGGAGCCAGATCTCGAGGATCTGGTGTGGACCATTGCCGTGGCAAGGATCATATTTGGCGCGGAGATGAGTATTCAGGCTCCGCCAAATCTAAGTCCTGGTGTGTTGCCCAGATTGATTGATGCAGGAATCAACGATTGGGGTGGTGTTTCTCCTGTTACCCCGGATTTCGTCAATCCCGAGGCACCGTGGCCGCACGTGGAGAAACTGGCACGCGAGTCAGCACTCTGTGGCAAGTTTCTTCAGCAGCGTCTTACCATCTATCCAGAATATGCGCTCGCGGGGCCAGAATGGTTGGACGCGGCACTACAGCAGCCAATTTTGAAGATGCTGGACAGTGACGGTTACCCTCGAACTGATGACTGGGTCTCTGGGCAGAGTACGGGTGCCCCTGCGACTGCGTTGCGTGCCCTGAGCGATGTGAGCGACGACCAGTGTGTGAGCGAAACACTAAAATCGATCGTGGCCAAGGCGTGTCGTGGTGAGACTCTGTCAGAGCGAGAAGTAGAGCGGTTATTTTTGGCGCGGGGGCCAGAAGTGTCTTTTGTTTGCGCGGAGGCAAACCGTCTGCGCCAAGCGGTGAACGGTGATACGGTTCGGTATGTGGTGAACCGAAATATTAACTACACCAACATCTGCTATTTCAAGTGTCAGTTTTGCGCGTTTTCCAAAGGAAAATTGAGTGAGAACTTACGTGGTCTTCCCTATGACTTATCGCTGGAAGAAATCCAGCGGAGATCTACAGAGGCGTGGGAGCGCGGGGCGACCGAGGTATGTATGCAGGGCGGTATTCACCCGGATTATACCGGTGAAACCTATCTGGCTATTCTGAAGGCGATTAAGTCAGCGACACCGGGTATGCATGTCCATGCATTCTCCCCACTTGAGGTATGGCAAGGTGCGAAGACCGTGGGGGTTCCTGTACGGGAGTTTCTACAGGCGTTAAAGGGTGCGGGTTTAAGTAGTCTGCCAGGCACTGCGGCGGAAGTGTTGGACGATGAAGTGCGCCAGATAATTTGTGCGGACAAATTGAACACCAGCGAATGGCTTGAAGTGATTGAAACAGCCCACGAAGTGGGGCTCCGGACCACCGCCACAATTATGTTTGGTCATGTTGACCGCCCGATTCACTGGGCTCGTCACCTGTTGCGTGTGCGTGATGTTCAGTCGCGTACCGGCGGTTTTACTGAATTTGTTCCCCTGCCGTTTGTGGCCCAGGAATCGCCGATTTATCTGAAGGGAAGGGCAAGGATGGGACCGACGTTCAGGGAAACCCTGCTGATGCATGCGGTTGCCCGGCTGGCCTTGCACGGTTCCATCGTCAATATTCAGACGTCTTGGGTAAAAATGGGCGAGGCGGGGATTGCCGCTTGCCTCAATAGTGGTGCCAATGATTTGGGGGGAACCCTGATGAACGAAACCATTACCCGTTCTGCCGGGGCGGCGCACGGGCAGGAAAAGACACCCACCTGTATGGAAGCGCTGATTCAACGTATGGGGCGAGCACCAGAGCAACGTACCACCGCATACGGTGAGGTGCCTACAGAGCGGGTGCGTGCTTCGTTTGTTGCAGTGCCTCTCCGGGAAGTTGTTAATACTCCAGTAAGCACCAGAAAACGGAGTTGTGGGCCGAAGCGGGCATTGGTACGTTCCAGTGCGCGCGTGCAGGAAGAACTGATAGCAACCACTTAG
- a CDS encoding zinc-binding dehydrogenase: MKAAVFKEVGQPLSVETVEDPTPSSGELVMKVAYCGVCGTDLHATREGLTTACCGQILGHEFVGEIAEVGKHAEGNWAVGDRVCSIPFIGCGKCAACATGQFFQCEEKKISGVNDQGGFAEYVTAGARETILIPDSLDLKTAALIEPLAVGLHAVRVANLKAGDRVLITGAGPIGLTVALWAKFFGARDVVVSELAESRAELAKKMGANHVVQPDVSAGAMGLLEQFSDLTGSAPDIIFECVGAPGLLQQCMEIAPYGGKIVPVGVCEQPDNIMPFLGLVKELNLQFAIAYTKDDFETSIAMLAERRIDIEPMITDVVSLDDLPGVFEALRTPTHQCKVLTQISQ; this comes from the coding sequence CCTCCGGCGAACTGGTTATGAAGGTCGCTTACTGCGGCGTTTGTGGCACAGATCTCCACGCCACCCGCGAAGGCTTGACCACAGCCTGCTGCGGACAAATCCTCGGGCATGAGTTTGTCGGTGAGATTGCCGAGGTAGGTAAACACGCTGAGGGTAATTGGGCGGTTGGCGACCGGGTTTGCTCAATACCGTTTATCGGTTGTGGGAAGTGTGCAGCCTGTGCAACCGGGCAATTCTTCCAGTGCGAGGAAAAGAAGATATCTGGCGTAAATGATCAGGGCGGCTTTGCCGAATATGTCACCGCTGGCGCACGCGAAACCATCCTCATCCCAGACAGTCTGGACCTCAAAACCGCAGCCCTGATTGAGCCGCTGGCTGTCGGGCTGCACGCAGTACGTGTCGCCAATCTAAAAGCCGGCGACCGAGTACTGATCACCGGCGCAGGCCCCATTGGGCTCACGGTCGCGCTTTGGGCCAAATTCTTTGGGGCTCGGGACGTTGTTGTCAGTGAGCTTGCCGAGTCCCGTGCAGAACTGGCTAAGAAGATGGGAGCCAATCACGTGGTTCAACCGGACGTCAGTGCCGGTGCCATGGGGCTGCTCGAGCAATTTAGTGACCTTACTGGTTCAGCACCGGACATCATTTTTGAATGCGTCGGCGCTCCCGGCCTGCTGCAGCAGTGTATGGAAATTGCCCCTTATGGCGGCAAGATTGTACCGGTGGGGGTATGTGAGCAACCGGACAACATCATGCCCTTCCTGGGCCTGGTCAAAGAACTCAACCTGCAATTCGCCATCGCCTACACCAAGGACGACTTTGAGACATCAATCGCCATGCTCGCAGAACGACGCATTGATATCGAGCCAATGATTACCGATGTGGTGAGTCTCGATGACTTACCCGGTGTTTTTGAGGCGCTGAGAACGCCAACGCACCAATGCAAGGTGCTTACGCAAATCAGCCAGTAG